From Oceanibaculum indicum P24, a single genomic window includes:
- a CDS encoding chloride channel protein, protein MLRLPAFRWRPRLIVLRARRFLRQDHVRLSILSVAIGVLAAFGAILFREAIQLFQFGFLGFRGESIASLLREQPWWRTLLAPTLGGLLIGLLIRYAMPGGRARGVPDVIEASALRGGRIDGGSGLLSAVLCSISIGSGASVGREGPAVHLGATTASWLSRRFRLGRSSVRTLLGCGVASAVAASFNAPMAGAFFALEVVIGHYGLQAFAPIVIASVIGAIVTRIHYGDYPAFFIPGTAEVSALEYPAFILLGLCAAAVAIIFVRSVDWVEWGVQRFRVPKLAAIVAAGFSVGLIGLILPEVMGVGYEATERAIQAQYGFWLLVALLAAKMAATALSLGGGFPGGVFSPSLFLGAMLGGAFGIVAAMPFPQHAAGTGAYTLVGMAAVSGAVLGAPISTVLMLFEMTGDYEITIAAMVAVAVSSLATRSLLGHSYFTWQLAKRGLSIKGGHEVGVLQEIRVRRLLRRDHEVVAPEDDIVEVRNHLLKAPQAELFVVKEGRLIGILTLADLGAAAFDGKPGKAPTAGEAMRADPPFLTADDTLEAAVKLFSQVEEGLLPVVETRHGRRLAGCLHERDVMRAYNRALIKLRAEEHGERAEN, encoded by the coding sequence ATGTTGAGGCTTCCCGCCTTCCGCTGGCGCCCTCGGCTGATCGTTCTTCGGGCGCGGCGTTTCCTCCGCCAGGATCATGTCCGCCTGTCGATCCTGTCGGTGGCGATCGGTGTGCTGGCGGCGTTCGGCGCCATCCTGTTCCGCGAGGCGATCCAGCTCTTTCAATTCGGATTTCTGGGGTTTCGCGGGGAAAGCATCGCCAGCCTGCTGCGGGAACAGCCCTGGTGGCGCACGCTGCTGGCGCCGACCCTGGGCGGCCTGCTGATCGGCCTGCTGATCCGCTACGCCATGCCCGGCGGGCGGGCAAGGGGCGTCCCCGATGTAATCGAGGCCAGCGCGCTGCGCGGCGGGCGTATCGATGGCGGATCGGGCCTGCTCAGCGCCGTGCTGTGTTCGATCTCCATCGGCAGCGGTGCCTCGGTTGGCCGGGAAGGGCCGGCGGTGCATCTGGGGGCGACCACGGCAAGCTGGCTGTCACGCCGCTTCCGGCTTGGCCGGTCCAGTGTGCGCACCCTGCTGGGTTGCGGCGTCGCCTCGGCGGTGGCCGCTTCCTTCAACGCGCCGATGGCCGGCGCCTTCTTCGCGCTGGAGGTGGTGATCGGCCATTATGGCTTGCAGGCCTTCGCGCCCATCGTCATCGCCTCGGTCATCGGCGCCATCGTGACCCGCATTCATTACGGCGATTACCCGGCCTTCTTCATTCCCGGCACGGCGGAAGTATCGGCGCTGGAATATCCCGCCTTCATCCTGCTGGGCCTGTGCGCGGCGGCGGTTGCCATCATCTTCGTGCGCAGCGTCGATTGGGTGGAATGGGGCGTGCAGCGCTTTCGGGTGCCGAAGCTGGCCGCCATCGTTGCCGCAGGGTTCTCGGTCGGGCTGATCGGCCTGATCCTGCCGGAGGTGATGGGCGTCGGCTACGAGGCGACGGAGCGCGCGATCCAGGCGCAGTACGGCTTCTGGCTGCTGGTGGCGCTGCTGGCGGCGAAGATGGCGGCCACGGCGTTGTCGCTGGGCGGTGGCTTTCCGGGCGGCGTGTTCAGCCCGTCGCTGTTCCTGGGGGCGATGCTGGGCGGCGCCTTCGGCATCGTTGCGGCGATGCCCTTCCCGCAGCATGCGGCGGGGACGGGGGCCTATACGCTGGTCGGCATGGCGGCGGTATCGGGGGCGGTGCTGGGCGCGCCGATTTCCACCGTGCTGATGCTGTTCGAGATGACCGGCGATTACGAGATCACCATTGCGGCGATGGTCGCGGTGGCGGTGTCCAGCCTGGCCACACGGTCGCTGCTGGGCCACAGCTACTTCACCTGGCAGCTGGCCAAGCGCGGCCTGTCGATCAAGGGCGGACACGAGGTCGGCGTGCTGCAGGAGATCAGGGTCCGCCGGCTGCTGCGCCGCGATCATGAGGTGGTGGCCCCGGAAGACGATATCGTCGAGGTGCGCAATCACCTGCTGAAGGCGCCGCAGGCCGAGCTGTTCGTGGTGAAGGAGGGCCGGCTGATCGGCATCCTGACGCTGGCCGATCTCGGTGCGGCGGCGTTCGACGGCAAGCCCGGCAAGGCGCCGACGGCAGGCGAGGCGATGCGCGCCGACCCGCCCTTCCTGACCGCGGACGATACGCTGGAGGCGGCGGTGAAGCTGTTTTCCCAGGTCGAGGAAGGGCTGCTGCCGGTGGTCGAGACCCGGCATGGCCGGCGGCTGGCTGGCTGCCTGCACGAACGGGACGTCATGCGGGCCTATAACCGGGCGCTGATCAAGCTGCGCGCCGAGGAACATGGCGAGCGGGCCGAGAACTGA
- a CDS encoding thioesterase family protein, which yields MTDLTTAGSTPGTLHHGTVLPEWIDNNGHMNLAYYLMAFDKALDDFTDAIGFTRAYRAEHQSGIFVVETHLTYGQELLEGEAFRVETRVLGIDGKKLHLFERMERASDGAQAATCEMMILHMDMQSRRSAPFPAPILAGLMELEQKAAERSLPPEVGRSIGIGQRRPR from the coding sequence ATGACTGATCTGACGACTGCCGGCTCTACGCCTGGCACGCTCCATCACGGTACGGTGCTGCCGGAATGGATCGACAATAACGGCCACATGAACCTCGCCTATTATCTGATGGCGTTCGACAAGGCGCTGGACGATTTCACCGATGCCATCGGCTTTACCCGCGCCTATCGGGCCGAACATCAGAGCGGCATTTTCGTCGTCGAGACGCACCTGACCTATGGCCAGGAACTGCTGGAGGGAGAGGCCTTCCGCGTGGAGACGCGCGTGCTCGGCATCGATGGCAAGAAACTGCATCTGTTCGAGCGCATGGAGCGGGCCTCGGACGGCGCGCAGGCGGCGACCTGCGAGATGATGATCCTGCATATGGACATGCAGAGCCGGCGCAGCGCGCCGTTTCCTGCCCCCATTCTTGCCGGATTGATGGAATTGGAGCAAAAAGCCGCCGAACGGTCCCTGCCACCGGAGGTTGGCCGGTCCATCGGCATCGGACAGCGACGTCCACGCTAG
- a CDS encoding GGDEF domain-containing protein, with protein sequence MSVTSILQTQEFANAAFESMRQHGIPPSPENFTIWFHYHSDTYGDLTRLVDKRIQDAEPFDEQHNDELYARFFGGDQRKITLGAAAGTERILQEVLSKISTAKTNVAGYAAFLQDTSEALGGDAGVRNIETLISALIEQTGVMQKRNEVLERDLQKSTEQVVILRRDMEAIQRDAQTDGLTNIANRKRFDATLREAVAAAEVDGKPLCLILADIDHFKKFNDLYGHQMGDQVLKLVGRTLRDCIRDGDLPARFGGEEFAVILPNADLAEAAEIGDRIRKTIATRRIVRRDSKVELGAITTCIGVALYQKGEPIPALIDRADEALYVAKRTGRNKVVTEEQMNDPDRNAF encoded by the coding sequence GTGTCAGTGACGTCAATCTTGCAGACCCAGGAATTTGCCAATGCGGCCTTCGAATCGATGCGCCAGCACGGCATTCCGCCCTCGCCGGAAAACTTCACCATCTGGTTCCATTACCATTCGGACACCTATGGCGACCTGACCCGGTTGGTGGACAAGCGCATCCAGGATGCGGAGCCGTTCGACGAGCAGCATAATGATGAGCTTTATGCGCGTTTCTTTGGCGGCGACCAGCGCAAGATCACGCTGGGCGCGGCGGCCGGCACCGAACGCATCCTGCAGGAGGTGCTGTCCAAGATCAGTACCGCCAAGACCAATGTCGCCGGCTACGCCGCCTTCCTGCAGGATACATCGGAAGCGCTGGGTGGCGATGCCGGTGTGCGGAATATCGAGACGCTGATCTCCGCCCTGATCGAACAGACCGGCGTGATGCAGAAGCGCAATGAGGTGCTGGAGCGAGACCTGCAGAAATCCACCGAACAGGTGGTCATCCTGCGCCGCGACATGGAGGCGATCCAGCGCGATGCGCAGACCGACGGTCTGACGAACATCGCCAACCGCAAACGCTTCGATGCGACGTTGCGGGAAGCCGTCGCCGCGGCGGAGGTCGATGGCAAGCCGCTCTGCCTGATCCTGGCCGACATCGATCACTTCAAGAAGTTCAACGACCTCTATGGTCACCAGATGGGCGACCAGGTGCTGAAGCTGGTCGGGCGCACCCTGCGCGACTGCATCCGCGATGGCGACCTGCCCGCCCGTTTCGGCGGGGAGGAATTTGCTGTCATCCTGCCGAATGCCGATCTGGCGGAGGCGGCGGAGATCGGCGACCGCATCCGCAAGACCATCGCTACGCGGCGCATCGTCCGCCGCGACAGCAAGGTCGAGCTGGGCGCGATCACCACCTGCATCGGCGTTGCGCTGTATCAGAAGGGCGAGCCGATTCCCGCATTGATCGACCGCGCCGACGAGGCGCTTTATGTCGCCAAGCGGACCGGCCGCAACAAGGTCGTCACGGAAGAGCAGATGAACGATCCGGACCGGAACGCATTCTGA